A genomic stretch from Pectinophora gossypiella chromosome 13, ilPecGoss1.1, whole genome shotgun sequence includes:
- the LOC126371909 gene encoding uncharacterized protein LOC126371909, whose product MEVLKDFENADTISIDTLALEEMLQEERAKEISQLNLLSKKVCYLHTSLLYYRNPKSKMGSACYEAWRTLVKWAGGSPNTWKDLGYALGIVQADLDYITNAVKEDPADVVLKVFMQNEKATLDKILDAFVKMKRYDILKALEDPLSDLAQFFHKDDSGYHSNNTKEIISYTKDFPVDLPPALNKKYVLRSKDPNRPKQPVMKPQPKKDDESEKSDGPTLFLSYAEDGIATAYNIKYYISNWTDILGVKVITLNDRREEVFQNPEKFIREYFEKADFVVPIVTAGYIQEIRSHNPTMPSTSDNLDCKYVNFIYNLIINHYIHASGCMNMKVRSVLPQDSVNVLRDITMYPDLMPWTFENDFDEQFKAFLNKDYS is encoded by the exons AT GGAAGTGCTTAAAGATTTCGAAAATGCGGACACCATCAGCATCGACACGTTGGCTCTGGAGGAGATGCTGCAAGAGGAGAGGGCAAAGGAAATATCTCAGTTAAACTTGCTCAGTAAAAAAGTGTGTTATCTTCATACAAGCCTGCTGTACTACCGAAACCCGAAGTCGAAAATGGGCAGCGCTTGTTACGAGGCTTGGAGAACATTGGTTAAATGGGCTGGAGGTTCTCCTAATACATGGAAAGATCTTGGATATGCATTAGGAATAGTACAAGCTGATTTAGAT TATATTACTAATGCTGTCAAAGAAGACCCTGCTGATGTAGTACTTAAAGTATTTATGCAGAATGAGAAGGCTACACTAGACAAAATATTAGATGCATTTGTCAAAATGAAGCGCTATGATATTCTGAAGGCATTAGAAGACCCACTTTCTGATTTAGCTCAATTCTTCCACAAGGATGATAGTGGTTATCATAGCAACAATACAAAGGAAATAATAAGTTACACAAAAGACTTCCCCGTGGACCTGCCCCCagctttaaataaaaagtatgttCTAAGATCAAAAGATCCAAATCGTCCAAAACAGCCAGTAATGAAGCCACAGCCTAAAAAAGATGATGAAAGTGAAAAATCTGATGGTCCTACACTCTTCTTGAGTTATGCAGAAGATGGCATAGCTACTGCCTACAATATAAAGTATTATATCAGTAATTGGACTGATATTCTTGGGGTCAAGGTTATAACACTAAATGATAGAAGGGAAGAAGTCTTCCAGAATCCAGAGAAGTTTATTAGAGAATATTTTGAAAAG gcTGATTTTGTCGTTCCAATTGTAACGGCAGGATACATTCAAGAAATTCGCTCACACAATCCCACCATGCCAAGTACTAGTGACAATTTGGACTGTAAATATGTGAAtttcatttataatttaattatcaacCATTATATTCATGCTAGTGGCTGCATGAACATGAAGGTCAGAAGCGTACTGCCACAGGATAGTGTTAACGTACTTAGGGACATTACCATGTACCCAGATTTGATGCCTTGGACTTTCGAAAATGATTTTGATGAACAATTCAAagcatttttaaataaagattactCATGA
- the LOC126371915 gene encoding cuticle protein 10.9-like yields MSSTKWVLCALVIVCVSVRQATAAPAPQDAEGPPMPYEYKYDVEDQEKALFFGANESGDAQGKVAGGYKVLLPDGRLMSVEYTVDGDSGFVPKISFEDNANPFGKGK; encoded by the exons ATGAGTTCAACGAAATGGGTACTGTGCGCATTGGTGATCGTGTGCGTCAGCGTGCGACAAGCGACGGCTGCGCCCGCGCCTCAAGATGCTGAGGGACCACCGATGCCG TATGAATACAAGTACGACGTGGAAGACCAAGAGAAGGCTTTGTTCTTCGGAGCCAACGAGTCAGGTGATGCGCAAGGCAAGGTCGCGGGTGGATACAAAGTGCTGTTACCGGACGGCCGTCTCATGTCTGTTGAGTATACAGTCGATGGAGACAGCGGCTTCGTCCCCAAGATAAGCTTCGAGGATAACGCCAATCCATTCGGCAAGGGGAAGTAA
- the LOC126371896 gene encoding uncharacterized protein LOC126371896: protein MMESLLISRLQDIINHIEIVTKQCETFLQKEISDIDKQQAEIATKKLDNLHSRFSTELNNYFRLSIEPSADDISMFSAIQLNSEEILIELTIKLKDLREDRSERSNKATYSELPKLNLPEFSGDVLQWQQFWDHFTSNIDSRHLPDVDKLLYLKASLSGDAKRAVEGLETTNKNYEIAVSILKERYGKEHYIIDAHYAALYKIKAADKTAEDCRRALNEVERHLRVLNSLGENTNHNHLRFIIIEKFPEEIVYELKMLLKTDSIEDMRKQLEIIISAREDANRITQEKSQKEIRHYTVETFHGTDSVNQHNPSSGSRRFKIQERFKNLKDKHQDWKMKMRFAPNYKNNNYNNNRMLPNKRKFEYSYEKDINMKKPRLNCIFCSGAHYNDQCKTVRTIKDRQIKLKGRCFYCFVQGHWSKTCKINKKCIHCGGRHNRALCPKVCDSVKVKTLHTNTSDKSGNSTTVLQTAVVTVLNENKCDKVNCRILMDSGSQRSYVTKRIATELNLAVIEEHHLSVFTFGTDQPLEYDSPLVKLNILTRTNEEVVLYANVVPTIAQHVSYSGEELYHWKNECILADDGSLGDQVDILIGNDYYFTVIDTTNKRISENLFLVDSKFGWMLTGKTEKKNIDNLSVITYFQSNKETKLNKPDLPLDNMHLKNLWDLECIGITDSPNTTKEEEAMKNFNDNTKYKDKRYFVCWPWNNNVSTLPTNLGLVTGRLINLLRRME, encoded by the coding sequence ATGATGGAGTCATTGCTAATTTCTAGACTCCAAGATATAATAAATCATATCGAGATTGTTACGAAACAGTGCGAAACATTTTTACAAAAGGAAATAAGTGATATTGACAAACAGCAAGCAGAAATTGCTACCAAGAAATTGGATAATCTTCATTCTCGTTTTTCAACTgaattaaacaattattttcgaTTGAGTATCGAACCATCTGCTGATGACATCTCAATGTTTAGTGCTATTCAATTAAATTCCGAGGAAATTCTCATAGAGTTGACCATAAAGTTAAAAGATTTGCGTGAAgaccgaagtgaacggtcaaataAAGCTACTTATAGTGAATTACCAAAATTGAACTTACCTGAATTTAGTGGTGATGTGTTGCAATGGCAACAGTTCTGGGACCATTTCACATCAAATATTGATAGTAGACACTTACCGGACGTGGACAAATTATTGTACTTGAAGGCTTCATTATCTGGAGATGCGAAAAGAGCTGTTGAAGGATtagaaacaacaaataaaaactaTGAGATTGCTGTATCGATTCTTAAGGAACGATATGGTAAGGAACATTACATAATTGATGCTCACTATGCTgccttatataaaattaaggcTGCGGACAAGACTGCTGAAGATTGTCGGAGAGCTCTTAATGAAGTAGAGCGGCATCTACGAGTTTTAAATTCACTTGGTGAGAATACCAACCATAACCATCTgcggtttattattattgaaaagtttcctgAAGAGATAGTGTATGAGTTAAAGATGTTGTTAAAGACAGATTCTATTGAAGATATGAGAAAACAATTAGAGATTATTATTTCAGCAAGAGAGGATGCTAATAGAATTACTCAAGAGAAGAGTCAAAAGGAAATTAGACATTACACGGTTGAGACATTCCACGGTACAGATAGTGTGAACCAACATAACCCGTCAAGCGGTTCAAGAAGGTTTAAGATTCAAGAACGTTTTAAGAATTTGAAGGATAAACATCAGGATTGGAAAATGAAAATGAGATTTGCTCCTAACTAcaagaataataattacaataataatagaatgcttcctaataaaagaaaatttgaaTATTCATATGAGAAAGATATAAACATGAAAAAACCaagattaaattgtattttctgCTCAGGAGCACATTACAATGATCAATGTAAGACTGTAAGAACTATTAAGGAcagacaaattaaattaaagggcCGATGCTTTTATTGCTTTGTTCAAGGTCATTGGAGTAAgacatgtaaaataaataaaaaatgtatacattgtGGAGGAAGGCATAACAGAGCTTTATGTCCAAAAGTTTGTGATTCTGTGAAAGTGAAAACATTGCATACAAATACTTCAGACAAATCTGGAAATTCTACAACGGTGTTACAGACAGCAGTAGTTACTgtattaaatgaaaataaatgcgACAAAGTGAATTGTCGGATCCTTATGGACTCTGGCAGTCAACGTTCATATGTAACAAAGAGGATTGCTACTGAATTGAATTTAGCTGTAATAGAAGAACACCATCTTTCCGTCTTCACCTTCGGGACTGATCAACCATTGGAATATGATAGTCCATTagtgaaattaaatatacttaccagAACTAACGAAGAAGTCGTACTGTATGCCAATGTTGTACCAACCATTGCACAGCATGTTAGTTATTCCGGAGAAGAACTTTATCATTGGAAAAATGAATGTATCTTAGCAGACGATGGTTCACTTGGTGACCAAGTGGACATCCTCATCGGCAATGACTATTATTTCACGGTTATAGACACAACAAATAAACGGATAAGTGAGAACTTATTTTTAGTGGATTCTAAATTTGGATGGATGTTGACAGGGaaaacagaaaagaaaaatatagataatttatcagttattacttactttcagtcaaataaagaaacaaaattgaaTAAACCGGACTTACCTTTAGACAACATGCACCTGAAGAACTTATGGGACCTTGAATGTATTGGAATTACTGACTCTCCCAACACTACTAAAGAGGAAGAAGCTATGAAGAACTTTAATGATAACACAAAATACAAGGACAAGAGATATTTTGTATGCTGGCCATGGAATAATAATGTTTCTACTCTACCTACTAATCTTGGACTAGTGACAGGAAGATTAATCAATTTATTAAGACGAATGGAGTAA
- the LOC126371911 gene encoding geminin isoform X1, with protein sequence MSLQEDVLKNGRKSLKTLQRVADDQENLVGRPSKSLKHQLSQESVVEVEIKKKLSTSTKETQADLHNKISVDDLINPEGASDTYWKILADKRQVALQEALDENERLRKIIEDLKEENTQIKQMLDEANSFVEVIKEELANTNDDTGIDVNDVSTADETINNEEDTPTAISQPSPRKASNKLNRT encoded by the exons ATGAGTCTCCAAGAG GACGTGTTAAAGAATGGAAGAAAGTCCCTCAAGACGCTGCAGCGCGTCGCTGACGATCAAGAAAACTTGGTGGGTAGACCTTCAAAGAGTTTGAAACATCAACTCAGCCAGGAGTCTGTCGT agAAGTAGAAATAAAGAAGAAGCTATCAACATCTACCAAGGAGACTCAAGCAGACCTGCACAATAAAATTTCTGTGGATGACCTTATCAACCCAGAAGGAGCTTCGGATACATATTGGAAGATATTAGCTGACAAACGCCA GGTTGCACTGCAAGAAGCTTTGGATGAAAACGAGAGACTGCGCAAGATCATTGAAGACTTGAAAGAGGAGAACACTCAAATCAAACAGATGCTCGACGAAGCCAACAGCTTTGTTGAAGTTATCAAG GAGGAGCTGGCAAATACCAATGACGACACAGGTATTGACGTGAATGACGTCAGCACAGCCGATGAAACCATTAACAATGAGGAGGACACACCTACAGCCATATCCCAACCTTCCCCTCGTAAAGCTTCAAACAAGCTCAACAGGACTTAG
- the LOC126371911 gene encoding geminin isoform X2 — protein MSLQENGRKSLKTLQRVADDQENLVGRPSKSLKHQLSQESVVEVEIKKKLSTSTKETQADLHNKISVDDLINPEGASDTYWKILADKRQVALQEALDENERLRKIIEDLKEENTQIKQMLDEANSFVEVIKEELANTNDDTGIDVNDVSTADETINNEEDTPTAISQPSPRKASNKLNRT, from the exons ATGAGTCTCCAAGAG AATGGAAGAAAGTCCCTCAAGACGCTGCAGCGCGTCGCTGACGATCAAGAAAACTTGGTGGGTAGACCTTCAAAGAGTTTGAAACATCAACTCAGCCAGGAGTCTGTCGT agAAGTAGAAATAAAGAAGAAGCTATCAACATCTACCAAGGAGACTCAAGCAGACCTGCACAATAAAATTTCTGTGGATGACCTTATCAACCCAGAAGGAGCTTCGGATACATATTGGAAGATATTAGCTGACAAACGCCA GGTTGCACTGCAAGAAGCTTTGGATGAAAACGAGAGACTGCGCAAGATCATTGAAGACTTGAAAGAGGAGAACACTCAAATCAAACAGATGCTCGACGAAGCCAACAGCTTTGTTGAAGTTATCAAG GAGGAGCTGGCAAATACCAATGACGACACAGGTATTGACGTGAATGACGTCAGCACAGCCGATGAAACCATTAACAATGAGGAGGACACACCTACAGCCATATCCCAACCTTCCCCTCGTAAAGCTTCAAACAAGCTCAACAGGACTTAG